One Streptococcus gallolyticus subsp. gallolyticus DSM 16831 DNA window includes the following coding sequences:
- the rplA gene encoding 50S ribosomal protein L1 encodes MAKKSKQMRAALEKIDSTKAYSVEEAVALAKETNFAKFDASVEVAYKLNIDVRKADQQIRGAMVLPNGTGKTQRVLVFARGAKAEEAKAAGADFVGEDDLVAKINDGWLDFDVVIATPDMMAIVGRLGRVLGPRNLMPNPKTGTVTMDVAKAVEESKGGKITYRADKAGNVQAIIGKVSFDADKLVENFKAIHEVIVKAKPATAKGTYMTNLSITTTQGVGIKVDPSSF; translated from the coding sequence ATGGCTAAAAAAAGCAAACAAATGCGTGCTGCACTTGAAAAAATCGACAGCACAAAAGCTTACAGCGTAGAAGAAGCTGTAGCTCTTGCAAAAGAAACTAATTTCGCAAAATTTGATGCATCTGTAGAAGTTGCATACAAACTTAACATTGACGTTCGTAAAGCAGACCAACAAATCCGTGGTGCAATGGTATTGCCAAACGGTACTGGTAAAACACAACGTGTTCTTGTATTTGCACGTGGTGCTAAAGCTGAAGAAGCTAAAGCTGCTGGTGCAGACTTCGTTGGTGAAGATGACCTTGTTGCTAAAATCAACGACGGTTGGCTTGACTTTGACGTAGTTATCGCTACACCAGACATGATGGCTATCGTTGGACGTCTTGGACGTGTCCTTGGACCTCGTAACCTTATGCCAAACCCTAAAACTGGTACAGTAACTATGGACGTTGCTAAAGCAGTTGAAGAATCTAAAGGTGGTAAAATCACTTACCGTGCTGATAAAGCAGGTAACGTACAAGCTATCATCGGTAAAGTATCATTTGATGCAGATAAATTGGTTGAAAACTTCAAAGCTATCCACGAAGTTATCGTTAAAGCTAAACCAGCTACTGCTAAAGGTACATACATGACTAACTTGTCTATCACAACTACACAAGGTGTAGGTATCAAAGTAGATCCAAGTTCATTCTAA
- the rplK gene encoding 50S ribosomal protein L11, whose product MAKKVEKVVKLQIPAGKATPAPPVGPALGQAGINIMGFTKEFNARTADQAGMIIPVVISVYEDKSFDFVTKTPPAAVLLKKAAGVEKGSGTPNTTKVATVTRAQVQEIAETKMPDLNAANIESAMRMIEGTARSMGFTVVD is encoded by the coding sequence ATGGCTAAAAAAGTCGAAAAAGTTGTTAAACTTCAAATTCCTGCTGGTAAAGCTACACCAGCTCCACCAGTTGGTCCAGCTCTTGGTCAAGCAGGTATTAACATCATGGGATTCACTAAAGAATTTAATGCTCGTACAGCTGATCAAGCTGGCATGATTATCCCAGTTGTTATCTCAGTATATGAAGATAAATCATTTGATTTCGTAACTAAAACTCCACCAGCTGCTGTTCTTTTGAAAAAAGCTGCAGGTGTTGAAAAAGGTTCAGGAACACCTAACACAACTAAAGTTGCAACAGTTACTCGTGCACAAGTACAAGAAATTGCTGAAACTAAAATGCCAGACTTAAACGCTGCAAATATTGAATCTGCAATGCGTATGATTGAAGGTACTGCTCGTTCTATGGGATTCACTGTTGTTGACTAA
- a CDS encoding DUF3397 domain-containing protein codes for MMYKLFSFSFVFLTPIFAYILVTFFKLKRFGILFTDIAFPIFAFEIGLVGNKFLGSSIFFYYLICLSLLAIILTVTFLRRDHSFSYRRFGKFFWRSGFILTFLFYIMILILIFTIT; via the coding sequence ATGATGTACAAATTATTTTCTTTCTCGTTTGTGTTTTTGACACCAATTTTTGCTTATATTTTAGTGACATTTTTCAAATTAAAACGTTTTGGCATTCTATTTACCGACATTGCTTTTCCGATTTTTGCTTTTGAAATCGGATTGGTGGGAAATAAATTTTTAGGGAGTAGTATTTTCTTTTATTATTTGATTTGTCTGTCACTACTCGCTATTATTTTAACGGTAACTTTTCTTAGGAGAGATCATTCTTTTTCTTACCGCCGTTTTGGGAAATTTTTCTGGCGCTCTGGTTTTATTTTGACTTTTCTCTTTTACATTATGATACTGATTTTAATTTTTACGATTACATAA